From Desmodus rotundus isolate HL8 chromosome 12, HLdesRot8A.1, whole genome shotgun sequence, one genomic window encodes:
- the TRAPPC2L gene encoding trafficking protein particle complex subunit 2-like protein isoform X3, with protein MVHTSLDVVDEKISAMGKALVDQRELYLGLLYPTEDYKVYGYVTNSKVKFVMVVDSSNPALRDNEIRSMFRKLHNSYTDVMCNPFYNPGDRIQSRAFDSMVTSMMIQVC; from the exons ATGGTGCACACGTCCCTGGATGTGGTGGATGAGAAGATCTCTGCGATGGGGAAGGCCCTGGTGGACCAGAGGGAGCTCTACTTGGGCCTGCTGTACCCCACAGAGGACTACAAGGT ATATGGTTACGTGACCAACTCCAAGGTGAAGTTTGTTATGGTGGTAGATTCCTCCAACCCGGCACTTCGAGACAACGAGATCCGCAGT ATGTTCCGGAAGCTGCACAACTCCTACACAGATGTGATGTGTAACCCTTTCTATAATCCAGGGGACCGCATCCAGTCCAG GGCCTTCGACAGCATGGTGACATCTATGATGATACAGGTCTGCTGA
- the TRAPPC2L gene encoding trafficking protein particle complex subunit 2-like protein isoform X2: MFCVGSDNLKRHFEPSLEKKKKVRLHVMLPQSPCVHSVFPNQLCRYGYVTNSKVKFVMVVDSSNPALRDNEIRSMFRKLHNSYTDVMCNPFYNPGDRIQSRAFDSMVTSMMIQVC; this comes from the exons ATGTTCTGTGTAGGATCAGATAACCTCAAAAGGCATTTTGAACCAtcgcttgaaaaaaaaaaaaaag TGAGGCTGCATGTCATGCTGCCACAGAGTCCCTGTGTTCACAGTGTGTTCCCTAACCAGCTGTGCAGATATGGTTACGTGACCAACTCCAAGGTGAAGTTTGTTATGGTGGTAGATTCCTCCAACCCGGCACTTCGAGACAACGAGATCCGCAGT ATGTTCCGGAAGCTGCACAACTCCTACACAGATGTGATGTGTAACCCTTTCTATAATCCAGGGGACCGCATCCAGTCCAG GGCCTTCGACAGCATGGTGACATCTATGATGATACAGGTCTGCTGA
- the TRAPPC2L gene encoding trafficking protein particle complex subunit 2-like protein isoform X1: MAVCVAVIAKENYPLYIRSVPTENELKFHYMVHTSLDVVDEKISAMGKALVDQRELYLGLLYPTEDYKVYGYVTNSKVKFVMVVDSSNPALRDNEIRSMFRKLHNSYTDVMCNPFYNPGDRIQSRAFDSMVTSMMIQVC, encoded by the exons ATGGCGGTTTGCGTGGCAGTGATCGCTAAGGAG AATTACCCTCTTTACATCCGCAGTGTCCCCACGGAGAATGAGCTGAAGTTCCACTACATGGTGCACACGTCCCTGGATGTGGTGGATGAGAAGATCTCTGCGATGGGGAAGGCCCTGGTGGACCAGAGGGAGCTCTACTTGGGCCTGCTGTACCCCACAGAGGACTACAAGGT ATATGGTTACGTGACCAACTCCAAGGTGAAGTTTGTTATGGTGGTAGATTCCTCCAACCCGGCACTTCGAGACAACGAGATCCGCAGT ATGTTCCGGAAGCTGCACAACTCCTACACAGATGTGATGTGTAACCCTTTCTATAATCCAGGGGACCGCATCCAGTCCAG GGCCTTCGACAGCATGGTGACATCTATGATGATACAGGTCTGCTGA
- the PABPN1L gene encoding embryonic polyadenylate-binding protein 2, with translation MWPFSSRALFPPPTEEWLQRVLSDPKAQGWGAWSWAEKTPLELECGDRKEEEKTGKEDDNEEDADFPLFLLERENLPEALPKDLPEHPELEAIKPNLWAMEQAQELELPRAQGRAGKEEGAGSVLAPQLLGPETGCPCPEDPVEKVEVDPRSIYVGNVDYESTAKELEAYFNLCGEVQRVSIPCSKFSGQPKGYAYIEFATESSAQAAVGLDQSIFRGRVIKVMPKMTNLPGISSTDRGGLQGHPGARGAPFSHSNSLQGGACFRQQGRKSYRRRGPHTPRHLVSHWRALQEQPVELKPVHKSL, from the exons ATGTGGCCTTTCAGTAGCCGggctctcttcccaccccccactgaGGAGTGGCTCCAGAGGGTTTTGTCAGACCCCAAAGCGCAGGGTTGGGGGGCCTGGAGCTGGGCTGAGAAGACCCCTCTGGAGCTGGAgtgtggggacaggaaggaggaggagaaaactgggaaagaagacGACAACGAGGAAGATGCAGACTTCCCTCTGTTTCTGCTCGAGAGAGAGAACCTGCCCGAGGCCCTCCCCAAGGACCTGCCCGAGCACCCG GAGCTGGAGGCCATCAAACCAAACCTGTGGGCAATGGAGCAAGCCCAGGAGCTGGAactgcccagggcacagggccGGGCAGGAAAAGAGGAGGGGGCTGGGTCTGTACTGGCTCCACAGCTTCTGGGCCCTGAGACAG gctgcccctgccctgaGGACCCTGTGGAGAAGGTGGAAGTGGACCCCAGATCTATCTATGTGGGCAAT GTGGACTACGAGAGCACTGCCAAGGAGCTGGAGGCCTATTTCAACCTCTGTGGGGAGGTCCAGCGGGTCAGCATCCCATGCAGCAAGTTCTCCGGACAGCCCAAAGG CTATGCCTACATAGAGTTTGCTACTGAGAGCTcagcccaggctgctgtgggGCTGGACCAGAGCATCTTCCGAGGCCGAGTCATCAAG GTAATGCCCAAAATGACCAACTTACCAGGAATCAGCTCCACAGACCGAGGGGGCCTGCAGGGACACCCAGGTGCCAGGGGAGCACCCTTCTCTCACAGCAACAGCCTCCAAGGTGGGGCCTGCTTCAGACAGCAAGGGCGGAAGAG CTACAGGCGCAGGGGGCCCCATACACCACGCCACCTGGTCAGCCACTGGAGGGCGTTGCAAGAGCAGCCGGTGGAGCTGAAGCCGGTCCACAAGTCCCTCTGA